ttgtgattcaaccatccaaacttgaaatcactccataaaactcctTAGCTAGGTAGGATTGTGGaaggtggtggagtggtttggaaagaggaggtgctaaggtgcttcttttcttgaggttacaaggtgagttgtaaGAAcatttccctttagctttgataatgttaaattagtggctTTAGTGGCTAGATATGATGACGTGTGGTGTGATTATGGTGTGTTTATGGTTGGAGGGgaagttttgatggattttgatttattattgctatttttctgttttatatgataatcaTGGTTTAGTTATGGAATGAGGGTttattatggtgtaaaatgaagctaatATATGTTGGATACGATCGGctacggaaaatttctggttagtGCGGAAAATTACAGTTGAGGGTTGTGATTAACCCTGTTCTGCCTGAATCTGTTagacctagttagaggccgaattggccttaacacaaaacatgaaagttgtaggaaatgatgttttatagttgcctgcaaaatttcacctcaatcagagcaacataacctgtgaaaagatggaattaccctgactgccataggattAAAGTCAGTGAACAGTTTTGACAGTGCACCAATCTGATCGCGTCTTTTCACCTAGATACATACTGAactagcatttagccaaaacatgaaagttgtagtttcTTAAGGCCTTGttattcctgcaaaatttcaggtcaaatggatcagtgtagcccgagttatagccaaaacacttgcacctattttgaacactggattgtgttacgtttttggatTTAGCCTCTGACCATGCTCGGTTCGCCTGGATAACatgcgaactgggtgttgaccctttcataagaaatttagatcttgattttagcttcaaaacagtataaagtacgtccaaatccgagttccgtacctccagttataaccaaaacaagatcggttgtcagaactgcctttgaatttagacagttctgacaggaactttggacccatttttcacCCTGCTCTATATTGATTcaggttttggccaaaacataaaagttttagcatTATGACATAGATTTCTAACGCCtttagaatttcttgattcGGATTTGcgagctgtgagttatggtccagtaaACATACCTTGTCCGTCACCCTAAAGTGCGAACTTCTGGCACtgttttccatactttcgacctatttctgttcagatccggatttaggtatcttcacaaaagttgtagccttttcttTTATCTTCAAGACGGTATCTCATACACTttaatccgacattcctagcccaACTTATGGTCTAAACAGTTTGGGACAGTAACTATGCCCATTTCAGTTTGCCGGCCGTTTCCATTTCCATTTGCCGATTCCgcacatgcatgtgccaattttgtcgTTTTGCTTAACTTATGCACTTTAGTAGTTGTTTGTGTGATAATATAGCTCAACCTTCTGCTACAGGCGGTGACGGgctagacggagccggtggAGCCCACTAGCTGACGACTTGAATTCATTTTCGTACTTTCTCTCGTTATACTTGCTCTTTAGGTGAGTAATCAGGGTTTCTGTGTAACTCAATATTAATAtgagtttactatgaaaatgggcacttaggcgagagtgtactttatcacactcgacctaaaccccattagttgctattgatacctgtgaaatatgtttttgtgatttgttatggagcatttattgcttgaactagagcatttattgctcatttattgcttgaaccagagcatttattgtTTGAACTACGATTTTAGAGCAttttttgcttgaaaaatattttagagaatttattgctcgtgacttGAGTTGAGGCTCATGGTCTCTCTATGTGGGATCCTTTAAGAGAAGCGAGCTGTGTGGCTCAGGATCTCAAGGGTCAACCAGTGATCAACCTCGACAAAtaagttggctttggagccacccgtatccttaccatgtggtgttattcttctgcttttgctttactctcactgtgcaaatgttaacatgtaaaaattacatttttacccctggttAGTCACTAAGTTTATAGCttacccccttttcttttgttttccttagcaagagccgacgcggggaaattttggcaccatcactagtatagttGGGTTTTGTTTGTAATAACCGAATAGTTAATATGTTTTTCCCTATTATAGTGATCCGTGTAAGGACCCTTCTTTGGGTTTACTCTTTGATTTTGGTTATAATCATAAGGATGTAATGGTATGGGTAGTTacttttggggatgtaaatagaactcttttacTGATGTATATAATGTGAATATTACTCTTTTGGTACTTTTAGCCTTTATTTGCTTTTGacttcgagtcctggcgcgagttggacaggcgtcctgccgataccctcgggttcgcccttgggagaagtgggggcgtcacagacaTGGGTTCAGACTAGAGAGATGCCATTAACTTACAAGGTATAGTAACTGCTATGAGAATGTGCAAATGGGGtccccttttttttcactttttctttacCTCTTATGAAGTTGGAATAACTGTATTTGGTAACAATGTGTGTCCTCAGGCATCTTAGAGAGCTTAAGAATTGCAAGCATTATATCTTTCATATTTAGGGAAGCAGTAGCTGATGTAGAGTACAAAGGTAAAGCTTACTGGAAGTGAATTATTTTCTAGCAACTAATTGATCTGGGATTAAAATATGATTTCTGGGTTTGAGTCAGAGTTCTCCTTTTTCAGATGAAAATGTTTATATATACAATTCTTTTCTGACAAAAGATGTGGAGGAATTGAAAACTCATGATTATGTCAGGGTACCTTATTCCAAAAGGTTGGAAGGTAGGACTCGGGGCACGGCCGTCCCGGGCAATTTTGGTCATTATCAACTGCGCGTAACTTTCTTTGTACatcgtgtaacttttttttcacatgatgtattttcacaacagatagTGGTGGGCCCCACACTTGACACGAAAATCGAATTACATGGTGTAATCTCAATcgcacaaaattttgagggcaAATCTTGGCCCTTAAccgtgcagggacggtcatcagtatgaccgtccctgccccaaatccTGGAAGGTAATGCCTTTGTTCAGGAATATTCATCACAATCAAGAATTCTTTACTGAACCCCAGAGATTTGATCCTTCAAGATTTGAGGTACAGAATCAgaatttatttggccaaactcCCAAATGCAAAAACGTCTAAAGATCTTTCCTTAAAGCTCCAATTTACTTGGTCCAGATTTTGCATAAGTAACAGCTAACAAGATCAAGATCCTGTTCTAAAATGCCCTGTGTTGCACTTGTATAGGTTGCCCCAAAGCCCAACACTTTTATGCCATTTGGCAGCGGAGCACACGCCGGTCCTGGTAATGAGCTTGCAAAGCTGGAAATGCTCGTACTGATCCACCACCTAGTCTCCAAgttcaggtttttttttttgccaaatcttgcacaaaaaaaaaagccaccTTACCTAAGAATGACCAATGGTAGTATTATGATATACCGGTATTACTAGCAGTTCTGTTCGAGTTGAGTGCTCGATGATTTTTGACAGGGGAATTTTCAGTGGGTCGTTGTTTGTGTATTGTAGGTGGGAAGTGGTGGGATCTAATAGTGGAGTTCAGTATGGTCCATTTCCGGTCCCTCTGCGTGGACTCCCGGCCAGATTATGGAAAGAATCTACCGCCTAGCACCTAAGGACAAGAAGGAGCAGCCTAGCCTGGCTTCTTCTGACGGCACATCCATCCCCTTCATCGAATTTTATCAATTAGATTCAGTTAGTACAAGGAAATTCTCTCTAACTCTATCCCATCGCAAAGGAAATCGGGAATAGATTAAAGATCTCCCATTTTCTTTCAATGATGACAAGTAATGTTCTTCATTCTCATTTCTCAATCAAGAATTTCATTTTACATCTCTCCCTTGCTTTGCCAACTTTTACAGAATGCAACTTGTGCCCGTTTTACATTGGAAGAATCTTGAATTCGATAAAGAGCTAACCTTCGAAACAAAAGAGGGTAGACTTTCATTTCAGGAATCATTCCTTTTACATTGTCTCGGTCAGTGTGacggagccaggatttttttttttttggggccaaaattttttcctaataaaattatcttaatatattatgttcaaaataattttcttatatttaaatatatgacatctaaaaatatcaaatattaaatttaattataaaggtatgtttATTCATAAATATACGGTACAGTCATAACAAAaactaacaaaaaaataatttttgattaaatatcttatagcATTACAAACCATCCAATttgcacattatgagaagatgcaCTCCAATATGTCACCtgtgcaatatatatatatatatatatatatatatatatatatatatatatatatatatatatataatcatgtaatataaatgtaactattttcaattgaaaaaagataaaagttatgttaatATACTTTGAAATTTCAACATCTTTTCTTAGAAGTAAATTGAGTTCTACGCTCTTTTATAGAACTTAATTCATCTATGATTGAATCACTGCtaaatttttcagcaacttcctTCTCTATATACACagttagacaatcattcaagaaattatcttccatcttgtttcggagctttatcttgattattttcataattaaaaATGCCCGCTCTGTAGTTGCAGTTGATATAGGAAGAGTAAGAACAAGTCTAATCAATCTGTCAATAAGAGGATATATTACTAATTTTCTTATCTTCACCAAGCCTTGACATAACTCGTGAATACCAAATAATTCTTGCAATTCAGGATGATTTGGAATGACGAGCTCAAAATGTGGAAGTTCTATTCTTAGACGTACTAGttcttgctccataaaatcattcGGATAGAACTTCTCTGCAAGTTTACAAATATAATCAATCTTGAACAGCATAAATCCATTTCTAGGATCCAAAGCAGTGCTCAAAACAAGCAATTCCATGGTATGATAA
The Coffea arabica cultivar ET-39 chromosome 6c, Coffea Arabica ET-39 HiFi, whole genome shotgun sequence genome window above contains:
- the LOC113691322 gene encoding abscisic acid 8'-hydroxylase CYP707A1-like encodes the protein MPLFRNIHHNQEFFTEPQRFDPSRFEVAPKPNTFMPFGSGAHAGPGNELAKLEMLVLIHHLVSKFRWEVVGSNSGVQYGPFPVPLRGLPARLWKESTA